From Echinicola soli, a single genomic window includes:
- a CDS encoding glycoside hydrolase family 95 protein: MLKKYKTKGKNPMTLWRKFMVGCLIGMGCQSYCFGQEGQELKLWYDEAARSWVEALPVGNGRLGAMVFGDPYQEVVQLNENTLYAGRPHGNDNPAAKQAQPEVQAMIFDGKYDQAQQRINETFFTGINGMPYQTMGQLKLLFPDKREVKGYRRELDLQKALVTTQYKKGNTHFTTQVLASHPDQVIVMHLTADRPGAMSFIASMDRPGSYQMQAADAGELLMTGVSGDHEGIKGGVEFSARVRVEHSGGTSGKTANGIEVSNANTATLYISMATNYKDFNDITGDPLRLSKNYLDKAIKRGYEEIRKDHEQDYRKYFDRVSLDLGESEAAKDPTDLRVKNFSKRDDPQLVALYFQFGRYLLISSSRPGGQPANLQGIWNDQLNPAWDSKYTVNINTEMNYWPSEITHLSEMNEPLVQMVRELSQAGKKTASDMYGAQGWVMHHNTDIWRITGPVDGAFWGMWPMGGAWLCQHLMDKYAFSGDEHYLRSIYPIIKEASSFFLDFLKTDPQHGWKVVVPSISPENAPSLDHGASVGAGNTMDNQLVFDLFAKTVQAAQLLQIDQPLVGEIQRAMAQLPPMQIGKWGQLQEWMYDWDNPEDRHRHVSHLYGLYPSSQISPYRTPKLFRAAKTSLEARGDESTGWSMGWKVNLWARLLDGDHALKLIKDQLSPSVQKDGTQKGGTYPNLFDAHPPFQIDGNFGCTAGIAEMLLQSHDGAIHLLPALPTAWDKGAVSGLRTRGGFEVEMAWEKKRPKRVIIQSSLGGQCRIRSYFRLEGKGLRPATGQNSNPFYQTPSVKSALVSPKAEMAPLFLDKIYEYDLSTEPGETYELQAR; encoded by the coding sequence ATGCTAAAAAAATATAAAACAAAGGGAAAGAATCCCATGACTTTATGGAGGAAGTTCATGGTCGGATGCTTAATTGGGATGGGCTGTCAGTCGTACTGTTTTGGCCAAGAAGGCCAGGAACTTAAACTATGGTATGATGAGGCGGCCCGATCATGGGTGGAAGCACTTCCGGTGGGAAACGGCAGGCTTGGCGCTATGGTTTTTGGCGATCCCTATCAGGAAGTGGTCCAGCTGAATGAGAATACCCTATACGCAGGTAGACCACATGGAAATGACAATCCAGCGGCAAAGCAGGCACAGCCTGAGGTGCAGGCAATGATTTTTGATGGGAAATATGATCAGGCCCAACAACGGATCAATGAAACGTTTTTTACCGGTATCAATGGAATGCCCTATCAGACCATGGGTCAGCTAAAACTTCTTTTTCCCGATAAGCGGGAGGTAAAAGGATATCGTAGGGAGCTAGACCTACAAAAAGCACTGGTGACTACGCAATATAAAAAGGGTAATACCCATTTTACCACCCAGGTATTGGCCTCACATCCCGACCAAGTCATAGTCATGCATTTAACTGCCGACAGGCCAGGTGCAATGAGCTTTATTGCTTCCATGGACCGCCCAGGATCTTATCAAATGCAAGCGGCCGATGCCGGAGAATTGCTGATGACTGGCGTTTCCGGGGACCATGAAGGCATCAAGGGAGGAGTGGAATTCAGTGCAAGGGTGAGGGTGGAACATTCAGGAGGAACCTCGGGCAAAACCGCCAATGGAATAGAGGTCAGCAATGCCAATACCGCCACCCTTTACATTTCCATGGCTACCAATTATAAGGATTTTAATGACATCACTGGTGATCCTCTCCGATTGTCCAAGAACTATCTCGACAAGGCCATTAAAAGAGGATATGAAGAAATACGAAAGGACCATGAACAGGACTACCGGAAATATTTTGACCGGGTTTCGTTGGATTTGGGAGAAAGTGAAGCGGCAAAGGATCCCACCGACCTGCGGGTAAAAAACTTTTCGAAAAGAGACGATCCGCAGCTGGTGGCCCTGTATTTCCAGTTTGGCAGGTACCTGTTGATATCATCTTCCCGGCCCGGGGGGCAACCGGCAAATTTGCAAGGGATATGGAATGACCAGCTCAATCCGGCCTGGGACAGCAAGTACACCGTAAACATCAATACAGAGATGAATTATTGGCCTTCGGAAATCACCCATCTTTCCGAAATGAATGAGCCATTGGTGCAGATGGTCAGGGAGCTTTCCCAGGCCGGTAAAAAAACCGCTAGTGATATGTACGGAGCCCAAGGCTGGGTAATGCACCACAATACGGATATCTGGCGGATCACCGGTCCGGTAGACGGTGCGTTTTGGGGTATGTGGCCCATGGGCGGGGCATGGCTGTGCCAACACCTGATGGACAAGTATGCTTTCTCAGGAGACGAACATTACCTCCGGTCTATTTATCCTATTATCAAAGAAGCCAGTAGTTTTTTCCTTGATTTTCTAAAAACCGATCCCCAACATGGCTGGAAGGTAGTCGTGCCTTCCATTTCTCCAGAAAACGCCCCCTCATTAGACCATGGAGCGTCTGTAGGTGCCGGAAATACCATGGACAACCAACTGGTGTTCGACCTTTTTGCAAAAACCGTACAAGCAGCCCAATTGCTGCAAATAGATCAGCCACTGGTCGGGGAAATCCAGAGAGCAATGGCCCAATTGCCTCCAATGCAGATTGGCAAATGGGGGCAGTTGCAGGAGTGGATGTATGACTGGGATAATCCCGAGGACCGCCACCGTCATGTTTCCCATCTCTATGGGCTGTACCCATCCAGTCAAATTTCACCATACCGTACTCCAAAGCTGTTTCGGGCAGCCAAAACTTCCTTGGAAGCAAGAGGGGATGAATCCACTGGCTGGTCCATGGGATGGAAAGTCAACCTGTGGGCACGCTTGCTTGATGGAGACCATGCCCTAAAGCTCATCAAGGACCAGTTATCTCCTTCGGTCCAGAAAGATGGTACGCAAAAAGGAGGCACTTATCCTAACCTGTTCGATGCGCATCCTCCGTTTCAGATTGACGGCAATTTTGGTTGTACGGCGGGTATCGCTGAGATGTTATTGCAAAGTCATGATGGTGCCATTCACCTTCTTCCGGCACTCCCGACCGCTTGGGATAAAGGAGCTGTGTCCGGCCTCCGCACAAGGGGCGGATTCGAAGTGGAAATGGCCTGGGAGAAGAAGAGGCCAAAGCGGGTGATTATCCAATCTTCACTGGGAGGTCAATGCCGGATCCGATCTTATTTTCGCCTGGAAGGAAAGGGACTACGGCCAGCTACTGGACAAAACAGCAATCCGTTTTATCAGACTCCTTCAGTAAAATCGGCCCTAGTCTCTCCCAAAGCTGAAATGGCCCCCCTGTTCTTGGATAAAATCTATGAATACGACTTGTCCACCGAACCGGGAGAGACATATGAACTCCAAGCTAGATGA
- a CDS encoding family 43 glycosylhydrolase — MSRAQVKSYLLSFAVFTLWAGAALAQNPLVRDHFTADPSAMVVGDRVYVYPSHDIYCEENNGRENWFCMQDYHVFSSDNLTEWTDHGVILHQEDVPWGNPTANSMWAPDCIERNGKYYFYFPDHGRESSVNGKGFTIGVAVADHPEGPFIPESQPIKGVKGIDPNVFIDDDGQAYLYWSQEHIYGAKLKENMLELAGDPVILKELPSKGLKEGPYMFKKDGAYYLTYPHVANKTERLEYAVGKSPLGPFDFKGVIMDESPTGCWTNHHSIIQFKGQHYLFYHHNDYSPGFDKNRSIRTDSLFFEDEGSIRKVVPTLRGIGVTKMTDRIQIDRYSALADKGASIAFLDNKKPFQGWMVELENGAWVKYNRISFHEKIHTVSIRIMASKAGKLALYSGNEKGQLLAKVRFSGGDNWEMIQKVITDDISGIHDIVLVNEEGGKVAVDWVKFE; from the coding sequence ATGAGTCGGGCTCAGGTTAAGAGCTACCTACTGTCATTTGCTGTCTTTACATTATGGGCAGGTGCTGCGCTGGCCCAAAACCCTCTGGTAAGGGATCACTTTACCGCAGATCCATCGGCCATGGTGGTGGGGGACAGGGTTTATGTTTACCCTTCCCATGATATTTATTGCGAAGAGAATAATGGAAGGGAAAATTGGTTCTGCATGCAGGATTACCATGTTTTTTCCTCCGATAACCTGACCGAATGGACCGATCACGGGGTCATTCTCCATCAGGAAGATGTCCCTTGGGGAAACCCCACTGCCAACAGCATGTGGGCACCGGACTGTATTGAAAGGAACGGCAAATACTATTTTTATTTTCCCGACCATGGCAGGGAATCCAGCGTCAACGGGAAGGGATTCACCATTGGGGTGGCCGTGGCCGACCATCCTGAGGGGCCTTTCATCCCCGAGTCCCAGCCTATTAAGGGAGTGAAGGGAATAGACCCGAATGTGTTTATTGATGATGATGGCCAAGCTTATCTCTATTGGTCTCAAGAGCATATTTATGGCGCTAAACTCAAGGAGAATATGCTCGAACTGGCGGGGGATCCGGTGATCTTAAAGGAGCTTCCGAGCAAAGGATTGAAAGAAGGCCCCTATATGTTTAAAAAAGACGGTGCCTATTACCTGACCTATCCCCATGTTGCCAATAAAACGGAGCGATTGGAGTATGCGGTCGGCAAGAGTCCTCTAGGGCCTTTTGATTTTAAAGGCGTTATCATGGATGAATCTCCCACGGGCTGCTGGACCAATCACCATTCGATCATCCAATTCAAGGGACAGCACTACTTATTTTACCATCACAATGATTATTCGCCGGGATTTGATAAAAACCGCTCCATTAGGACGGACAGTCTTTTTTTTGAAGATGAGGGAAGCATTCGAAAAGTGGTGCCTACCCTTCGGGGAATTGGTGTGACCAAAATGACCGATCGCATCCAGATCGACAGGTACAGCGCGCTTGCCGACAAAGGTGCTTCCATTGCCTTTTTGGACAATAAAAAGCCTTTTCAGGGCTGGATGGTGGAGTTGGAAAATGGAGCCTGGGTAAAATATAATCGTATCAGCTTCCATGAAAAGATTCATACAGTTTCCATACGGATCATGGCCTCAAAAGCTGGAAAGTTGGCACTTTATTCAGGAAATGAGAAAGGGCAACTTTTGGCAAAGGTGAGGTTTTCTGGTGGTGATAATTGGGAAATGATACAAAAGGTGATCACAGATGACATTTCCGGCATCCATGACATTGTCCTGGTCAATGAAGAAGGGGGGAAGGTCGCAGTAGATTGGGTCAAATTCGAATAA
- a CDS encoding glycoside hydrolase family 43 protein yields MRKFAQSFLTFFLLFSWGLTSLAQQNGEFRNPLIHADVPDMSMIRVADTYYMSSTTMHMSPGVPIMRSKDLVNWELVNYAYDRLGEVDAINLENGKNAYGAGSWASCLRFHNGTYYVSTFSSTTGKTYIFTTKDLEHGTWKSHSFSPSYHDHTLFFDEDGKIYMIWGGGKLSMVELKEDLSGVKPGTERVLIENATAPSGPDVMLPAEGSQLFNVNGKYYLFNISWPQGGMRTVIVHRADQITGPYEGRVMLQDKGVAQGGLIDTPGGEWYAYLFRDYGAVGRIPYLVPVKWEDGWPVLGMDGKVPDQLDLPANKSLIPGIVASDDFDRKRKDEDLPLVWQWNHNPDPDFWSVRERKGYLRLMTGRVDASLMEAKNTLTQRTIGPRCEGITKIDISGMKEGDFAGLALLQKHYGQVGVKVEKGEKAIVMVNADSGEANEIDRVPISTTSVYLKGTCDFTDRRDEANFHYSLDGKEWKPIGSTLKMKYTLPHFMGYRFALFNYATKSPGGHVDVDFFHITDKF; encoded by the coding sequence ATGCGAAAGTTTGCCCAGTCCTTTTTGACATTCTTCTTGCTCTTCAGTTGGGGGCTGACCAGCTTAGCTCAACAAAATGGGGAGTTTCGCAATCCCCTGATCCATGCCGACGTACCGGACATGTCCATGATCCGTGTCGCGGATACTTATTATATGAGCAGCACCACGATGCATATGAGCCCGGGTGTCCCAATCATGCGTTCCAAAGACCTGGTCAATTGGGAATTGGTGAATTATGCCTACGACCGATTGGGGGAAGTGGATGCGATCAACCTGGAGAATGGAAAAAATGCATACGGCGCAGGATCTTGGGCAAGCTGTCTGAGATTTCATAATGGAACCTATTATGTGAGTACATTTTCTTCCACTACGGGCAAGACCTATATTTTTACCACCAAGGACCTGGAACATGGCACTTGGAAATCACATTCATTTTCGCCTTCCTATCATGACCATACCTTGTTTTTTGATGAGGATGGCAAAATATACATGATCTGGGGAGGGGGGAAACTCAGCATGGTGGAGCTGAAGGAAGATTTGTCCGGAGTAAAACCAGGTACGGAGAGGGTACTGATCGAAAATGCCACTGCTCCTTCCGGGCCTGATGTGATGCTTCCCGCAGAAGGATCACAACTTTTCAACGTAAATGGAAAATATTACCTCTTCAATATCTCGTGGCCCCAAGGCGGCATGAGAACCGTAATCGTTCATCGTGCAGATCAGATAACGGGCCCCTATGAAGGCAGGGTCATGCTACAGGACAAGGGAGTGGCCCAAGGGGGACTGATCGACACACCAGGGGGAGAATGGTATGCCTATCTTTTCCGTGATTATGGAGCAGTAGGAAGGATTCCCTATTTGGTGCCCGTAAAATGGGAAGATGGCTGGCCAGTCCTGGGCATGGACGGAAAAGTACCTGACCAGCTTGATCTTCCCGCCAATAAAAGCCTGATCCCGGGTATTGTGGCTTCGGATGATTTTGACCGGAAAAGAAAAGATGAGGACTTGCCCTTGGTCTGGCAGTGGAACCATAATCCGGATCCGGATTTTTGGTCAGTCAGAGAAAGGAAAGGTTACCTGCGATTGATGACCGGGAGGGTGGACGCTTCACTGATGGAGGCCAAAAATACCCTCACGCAGCGGACCATTGGCCCAAGGTGTGAAGGGATTACCAAAATTGACATTTCAGGAATGAAGGAAGGGGACTTTGCAGGTCTCGCGCTTCTCCAGAAGCATTACGGGCAGGTAGGGGTGAAAGTGGAGAAGGGCGAAAAGGCCATTGTAATGGTCAATGCCGATTCCGGAGAAGCCAACGAGATCGACCGTGTACCAATAAGCACAACATCAGTCTACCTGAAAGGCACCTGTGACTTTACCGACCGCAGGGATGAGGCCAACTTCCACTACAGCCTTGATGGAAAAGAGTGGAAGCCCATCGGATCTACCTTGAAAATGAAGTACACCCTTCCCCATTTTATGGGATACAGGTTTGCGCTGTTCAATTACGCAACCAAATCACCGGGAGGCCATGTGGATGTTGACTTCTTTCACATTACTGATAAATTCTAA
- a CDS encoding endo-1,4-beta-xylanase: MACSTTAGSIEKSPGVLKETFKDKFAIGTAMNTWQITGRDTAATRIIKDQFNAIVAENCMKSGRLQPEEGKFTFELADQFVDFGEQNNKLINGHTLIWHSQAPPWFFTDEEGKEVSREVLIARMKKHIHTVVGRYKGRVDTWDVVNEAILDDGSYRESKFHQIIGEDFIKLAFQFAHEADPEAKLYYNDYSMAEPGKREGVMRMVKKLQNEGVKIDGIGMQGHIGLHHPEIGEFEKSIEAFAGLGVEVMVTELDLTVLPSPWGDQGAEVSKNFDYEDKMNPFPDGLPDEVMDAFNARYLEFFGLFLKYQDKISRVTLWGVADQHSWRNGWPIRGRTDYPLLFDRENKPKEVVSDIIKLSNQQ; the protein is encoded by the coding sequence ATGGCTTGTAGTACAACAGCAGGATCTATAGAAAAATCACCCGGTGTGCTGAAAGAGACATTCAAGGATAAATTTGCCATAGGCACGGCCATGAATACCTGGCAAATTACAGGCAGGGATACGGCCGCCACCAGAATCATTAAGGACCAGTTCAACGCCATTGTGGCCGAAAACTGTATGAAGAGTGGCCGCCTTCAGCCCGAGGAAGGGAAGTTTACCTTTGAATTGGCCGACCAATTTGTGGATTTTGGTGAGCAAAATAACAAGCTCATCAATGGGCATACCTTGATCTGGCACTCCCAGGCACCACCTTGGTTTTTTACAGACGAAGAGGGCAAAGAGGTGTCCCGGGAAGTGCTGATTGCACGGATGAAAAAGCATATCCATACCGTGGTCGGAAGGTATAAGGGCAGGGTGGATACTTGGGATGTGGTCAATGAGGCCATACTGGACGATGGCAGCTATAGGGAAAGCAAGTTTCACCAGATTATCGGCGAGGATTTTATCAAGCTGGCCTTCCAGTTTGCCCATGAAGCTGATCCTGAGGCCAAGCTGTATTATAATGACTATTCCATGGCCGAGCCCGGGAAAAGGGAAGGGGTAATGCGAATGGTCAAAAAGCTTCAAAATGAAGGCGTCAAAATCGATGGTATTGGCATGCAAGGGCATATTGGCCTGCATCATCCAGAGATTGGGGAATTTGAAAAGAGCATTGAAGCCTTTGCCGGATTGGGAGTGGAGGTAATGGTCACCGAACTGGACCTCACCGTCCTTCCTTCACCATGGGGTGACCAAGGTGCGGAGGTTAGCAAAAATTTTGACTACGAGGATAAAATGAATCCCTTTCCCGATGGATTGCCAGATGAGGTAATGGATGCCTTCAATGCGCGCTATCTTGAGTTTTTCGGCTTGTTTCTAAAGTACCAAGATAAAATATCAAGGGTCACCCTTTGGGGAGTGGCCGACCAGCATTCCTGGAGGAATGGCTGGCCCATCCGCGGAAGGACCGATTATCCTCTCTTGTTTGATCGGGAAAACAAGCCCAAGGAAGTGGTTTCTGACATTATCAAATTATCAAACCAACAATAG
- a CDS encoding peptidyl-prolyl cis-trans isomerase produces the protein MEKQLEYLERFYASTVDGYLWNKKVKPHLKVNEEALQKAYKRRELGYDIEMILIPTRETLLEYLDPKVEVNTIEGFNILKQEVDSDERIKTYTYTSHYPFNPIGIYLENVDQLNIGDVFGPLETLNGFLIVHIADSKRGPLRPYEQEKSIIEQDLLFGLKEKYIWESQQRIFKEANPIMNKQAIMEMAARFDPDVKKWPGVDPELVLMEYRFEGKKIPYTASDFIEFSHHQPVFRGLLSNPNDMKKMMGNFLIGIYLLHEAKGMGMEENEEYLHWIKYKKNGVFVHHFKQEKIFRELKVSEGELKEYYESIQEKFLCFGEAKIAVYKYSNFQQAMDSRQLLQEQTQFHEKRTKENIGEIETIKIQMPNEQYSMSIIEAVSKQCPGELSMPVKAGESYWLVKLLSKSGTATIPFPVVRNQIQHNFLKEKESNMYDQQIAVLEEIYPISVNLLDL, from the coding sequence TTGGAGAAACAGCTGGAATATTTAGAACGGTTTTATGCTTCAACTGTAGATGGCTATCTATGGAATAAAAAGGTAAAGCCGCATCTCAAGGTCAATGAAGAAGCACTTCAAAAAGCCTATAAGCGCAGAGAATTAGGATATGATATAGAGATGATACTTATCCCTACGAGGGAAACGCTTTTGGAATACCTTGACCCTAAAGTAGAAGTAAATACTATTGAAGGTTTTAACATTCTAAAGCAAGAAGTTGATTCAGATGAAAGGATCAAAACCTATACATACACATCCCACTACCCATTTAACCCAATTGGGATATACCTTGAAAATGTGGATCAATTGAATATTGGGGATGTTTTTGGACCATTGGAGACTTTAAATGGATTTTTAATTGTCCATATTGCCGACTCAAAAAGAGGACCTTTAAGGCCTTATGAGCAAGAAAAGTCCATTATTGAGCAGGATTTACTTTTTGGTTTGAAAGAAAAGTACATATGGGAGAGCCAACAACGGATTTTTAAGGAGGCAAATCCTATTATGAATAAGCAGGCCATTATGGAGATGGCTGCTAGGTTTGATCCAGATGTCAAAAAATGGCCAGGTGTAGATCCTGAATTAGTATTGATGGAATATAGATTTGAAGGTAAGAAAATTCCCTATACAGCAAGCGACTTTATAGAGTTTTCCCATCATCAGCCTGTATTTAGGGGGCTATTGTCAAACCCTAATGATATGAAAAAGATGATGGGCAACTTTTTGATTGGTATATACCTGCTTCATGAGGCTAAAGGGATGGGGATGGAAGAGAATGAGGAGTATTTGCATTGGATTAAATACAAGAAAAATGGAGTTTTTGTACACCATTTTAAACAAGAAAAAATTTTCCGGGAATTAAAAGTTTCTGAAGGTGAACTGAAGGAATATTATGAAAGTATACAGGAAAAATTTCTGTGTTTTGGGGAGGCGAAGATTGCTGTTTATAAATATTCTAATTTTCAACAGGCCATGGATAGCCGGCAATTGTTGCAGGAGCAAACCCAATTTCATGAAAAAAGAACTAAAGAAAATATCGGCGAAATAGAAACCATAAAAATTCAAATGCCTAATGAGCAATATAGTATGTCCATTATAGAGGCTGTAAGCAAGCAATGCCCCGGAGAATTGTCCATGCCTGTTAAAGCGGGGGAGTCCTATTGGTTGGTCAAATTGCTATCAAAATCCGGTACTGCTACAATTCCTTTCCCTGTAGTTCGGAATCAAATCCAACATAACTTTTTGAAAGAAAAGGAGAGCAACATGTATGACCAACAGATCGCCGTATTGGAAGAGATTTACCCGATTAGTGTCAATCTATTGGATTTGTAA
- a CDS encoding endo-1,4-beta-xylanase — MNIKTSYINILGILAVSLGTSCVDYVPTDEYQVEKPESIAMQEELNAYLPLKSYVDSTAHPSFVLGGAVSQSQYADKGVMYRLINSNFNEITAGYGMKHGAVVQADGSLLLDGVNAMYEAAAAAGTSIYGHTLCWHANQNAGYLNGLLEPLVVNSPAFANELDLSGAMVGDLTEWGSHGDMVLSEDEGMGLGTPAFKLTAGTSVSAPGDLQLVTPEIVIEPGNEYEIVAYIKSDRDAEGRISFEGLENNEPEIDWMSTGTASATFQTSMSWKEIRFRVSDFQGETFKIKFDMGYTPGATHYLDINNLYVFNPNGEPMTNNLVVDGDFEAGTGWGGWGNNSTRGITEDGLGFGGEGKAFFVTNPSVTGGFWEVQTSYELGEPLKNGEAYKLSFWVKGDAQGIIRPELQSPDYSSNGFGQVMVTQEWQQVELTTTATADDRSRLIVSYGEYAGTVYIDNVVLSSASLSGGSTTLVQKTPEEKESIVSGELERWITEMVVNSVDHVKAWDVVNEPMDDVNPYELKTGVGKTDKAADEFYWQDYMGKDYAVKAFQWAREYGNPDDLHFINDYNLEYNLDKCQGIIDYVSYLESQGAQVDGIGTQMHIGIDSNKQNIAMMFEMLAATGKLIKVSELDVRVNTAEPTPEMLQQQAEMYQYVVDMYREHVPEQQRYGITVWGITDSADDADWLPGERQGLWDLNLNRKPAYAGVVEGLQGL, encoded by the coding sequence ATGAACATAAAAACAAGCTATATCAATATACTGGGAATACTCGCTGTAAGCCTCGGTACATCCTGTGTGGACTATGTGCCCACGGATGAATACCAAGTGGAAAAACCGGAGAGTATTGCCATGCAGGAGGAATTGAATGCGTATCTGCCCCTAAAATCCTATGTGGACAGCACTGCCCATCCCAGTTTTGTGCTGGGTGGTGCAGTAAGCCAGTCCCAATATGCGGATAAAGGGGTGATGTACCGTTTGATCAACAGCAATTTCAATGAAATCACGGCTGGTTATGGCATGAAACATGGCGCTGTCGTACAGGCAGATGGCAGCCTTTTGCTGGATGGCGTAAATGCCATGTATGAAGCTGCGGCGGCGGCGGGAACCAGCATTTATGGCCATACGCTCTGTTGGCACGCCAATCAAAATGCAGGTTACCTGAACGGTCTATTGGAGCCTCTTGTGGTCAATTCCCCTGCTTTTGCCAATGAGCTTGATCTTTCCGGAGCCATGGTCGGAGACCTTACTGAATGGGGGAGTCATGGTGATATGGTCTTGTCTGAAGACGAAGGAATGGGCTTAGGAACACCAGCCTTTAAGTTGACTGCTGGCACCAGCGTTTCAGCTCCCGGAGACCTCCAATTGGTCACTCCTGAGATTGTCATTGAGCCCGGAAACGAATACGAGATAGTCGCATATATCAAATCCGATAGGGATGCGGAAGGAAGGATCAGCTTTGAAGGGCTGGAGAACAACGAACCGGAAATCGACTGGATGTCCACCGGTACTGCCTCGGCTACTTTCCAGACTTCCATGTCATGGAAGGAGATACGGTTTAGGGTAAGTGATTTCCAAGGGGAGACGTTTAAGATCAAATTTGATATGGGCTATACGCCGGGTGCCACCCATTACCTGGATATCAACAACCTGTATGTCTTTAATCCCAATGGCGAACCAATGACCAATAACCTTGTCGTGGACGGGGATTTTGAGGCCGGCACCGGCTGGGGAGGCTGGGGGAACAACTCTACCCGTGGCATTACCGAGGATGGGTTGGGTTTTGGTGGAGAAGGCAAGGCCTTCTTTGTGACCAATCCATCGGTAACGGGTGGATTTTGGGAAGTGCAGACCTCCTATGAGTTAGGTGAGCCCCTGAAAAATGGAGAAGCTTACAAATTGTCCTTTTGGGTAAAAGGTGATGCCCAGGGTATTATCCGGCCGGAACTCCAAAGTCCTGATTATTCCTCGAATGGATTTGGCCAAGTAATGGTCACCCAGGAATGGCAGCAGGTAGAACTTACCACCACCGCCACGGCAGACGATAGAAGTAGACTGATCGTCAGTTATGGAGAATATGCGGGGACCGTATATATCGACAATGTGGTGCTGAGCAGTGCCTCACTCTCTGGGGGATCCACCACCTTGGTACAGAAAACTCCTGAAGAAAAGGAAAGCATCGTTTCGGGCGAACTAGAACGTTGGATTACCGAAATGGTTGTTAACAGTGTCGATCATGTGAAAGCCTGGGATGTGGTCAACGAGCCCATGGATGATGTCAATCCCTACGAACTGAAAACAGGGGTAGGAAAGACCGATAAAGCGGCTGATGAATTTTATTGGCAGGACTATATGGGCAAGGATTACGCCGTCAAGGCATTTCAGTGGGCCAGGGAATATGGGAATCCTGATGACCTGCATTTTATCAATGATTATAACCTGGAATATAACCTGGACAAATGCCAGGGCATTATCGACTATGTCTCCTATCTGGAAAGCCAAGGCGCACAAGTGGACGGTATCGGTACACAGATGCACATCGGCATTGATTCCAACAAGCAGAATATAGCCATGATGTTTGAAATGCTGGCAGCCACAGGCAAGCTCATCAAGGTTTCCGAACTCGATGTCCGGGTGAACACGGCGGAGCCTACACCTGAAATGTTGCAGCAACAGGCAGAGATGTATCAGTATGTGGTCGACATGTACCGAGAGCATGTCCCTGAACAGCAGCGCTACGGTATTACCGTCTGGGGCATTACCGACAGTGCTGATGATGCCGATTGGTTGCCAGGTGAGCGACAGGGACTATGGGACCTGAACCTTAACAGGAAACCTGCTTATGCGGGGGTTGTGGAGGGGCTTCAGGGCCTATAG
- a CDS encoding DUF5627 domain-containing protein translates to MDESLAEGLLFEEGGEEIQVLSSEFYQLSSETVTIPKGTVAGGVEVQLTGAFFNDPRAVNRTFVLPVKITEVMNADSVLSGTPVVDNPNRAIADDWFPAPKDFTLYALKYVNEWHGNYLRRGRDIITGKNPAIIDETVVRHEENVEDDEINELVTRSMTEVVFPLTLTGEGGVNVTADLLLTFADDGSCTVSAAQDGYTATGTGTFVKDGEKASWGNQDRDAVYLEYEIDMDQIHVATVDTLVLRDRGVGMETFSPVLK, encoded by the coding sequence GTGGATGAATCCCTGGCCGAAGGACTGCTGTTCGAAGAAGGAGGGGAGGAAATCCAAGTACTTTCATCCGAATTTTACCAACTAAGTTCCGAAACAGTCACCATTCCCAAAGGCACCGTGGCCGGAGGAGTGGAAGTACAGCTTACCGGAGCATTTTTTAACGATCCCCGTGCAGTGAACAGAACCTTTGTGCTTCCTGTAAAGATTACAGAAGTGATGAATGCGGATTCTGTGTTGTCCGGCACTCCGGTGGTGGACAATCCCAACAGGGCAATTGCAGATGACTGGTTCCCTGCTCCCAAGGACTTTACGTTGTATGCCCTAAAGTATGTAAACGAATGGCACGGCAATTACCTGCGACGGGGCAGGGATATTATTACCGGAAAGAATCCAGCGATCATCGATGAAACAGTGGTCCGACATGAAGAAAACGTAGAGGATGATGAAATCAATGAATTGGTAACCCGATCCATGACCGAAGTGGTGTTTCCGCTTACCTTGACCGGAGAAGGAGGAGTGAACGTTACCGCCGACCTGCTACTGACCTTTGCTGACGATGGAAGCTGTACCGTATCTGCTGCCCAAGATGGCTACACGGCTACTGGGACAGGAACCTTTGTGAAAGATGGAGAGAAAGCCAGCTGGGGAAACCAGGACCGGGATGCAGTATACCTCGAATATGAGATTGACATGGACCAAATACACGTGGCCACGGTGGATACCTTGGTCCTCAGGGACCGTGGCGTGGGGATGGAAACCTTTAGCCCTGTGCTCAAATAA